In Sulfitobacter sp. M39, the following proteins share a genomic window:
- the folK gene encoding 2-amino-4-hydroxy-6-hydroxymethyldihydropteridine diphosphokinase has protein sequence MKTLAIPDPKGGEIGKCALIALGSNQSSVAGGPAETLCRALEIMVGMGVQVVALSPFYSTYAFPAGSGPNFVNTTASIRAEGEPDQVLAILHAVEAELGRERHSRWAPRTVDLDLIAMGDVVSPDVQTQTDWREIPLEQQMAKAPDQLILPHPRLQDRAFVLVPLADIAPDWRHPLIGKTVREMLNDLPEADKKGVWPLE, from the coding sequence GTGAAGACATTGGCCATCCCTGACCCCAAGGGGGGTGAAATCGGCAAGTGCGCGCTGATCGCCCTCGGCAGCAATCAATCATCAGTTGCGGGGGGGCCGGCAGAAACTCTGTGCCGCGCCCTTGAAATTATGGTTGGTATGGGCGTGCAGGTTGTCGCGCTTAGCCCGTTCTATTCAACCTATGCGTTTCCCGCAGGGTCAGGTCCGAATTTCGTAAATACAACCGCTAGTATAAGGGCGGAGGGTGAGCCTGATCAAGTTTTAGCTATTCTTCATGCCGTTGAAGCAGAGCTTGGGCGCGAGCGGCATAGCCGTTGGGCCCCTCGGACGGTCGATCTGGACCTGATCGCGATGGGGGATGTGGTGTCGCCGGATGTCCAGACCCAGACCGATTGGCGGGAGATTCCGCTTGAACAGCAGATGGCCAAAGCGCCCGACCAGCTGATCCTGCCGCACCCACGGCTTCAGGATCGCGCCTTTGTTTTGGTGCCGCTGGCCGACATCGCGCCGGATTGGCGTCATCCTCTAATCGGCAAAACCGTTCGCGAGATGTTGAATGACCTGCCAGAGGCAGATAAAAAGGGGGTATGGCCGCTGGAATAG
- a CDS encoding LabA-like NYN domain-containing protein, with protein MFYKDERLALFIDGSNLYAAAKNLGFDIDYKLLRQEFMRRGKLLRAFYYTALLENDEYSPIRPLVDWLNYNGFSMVTKPAKEYTDSMGRRKVKGNMDIELAVDAMELAPHLDHIVIFSGDGDFRPLVESLQRQGVRVSVVSTIRSQPPMISDDLRRQVDNFIELEDLRDVIGRPPRETSDE; from the coding sequence ATGTTCTACAAGGACGAACGGCTAGCTTTGTTCATCGACGGCTCCAACCTTTATGCAGCTGCCAAGAACCTGGGTTTTGACATTGATTACAAGCTACTGCGGCAGGAATTCATGCGCCGCGGCAAACTGCTGCGTGCCTTTTACTACACCGCTTTGCTGGAAAACGACGAATACTCTCCCATACGCCCGCTGGTCGACTGGCTGAACTATAACGGGTTCTCCATGGTGACCAAACCGGCGAAAGAATACACCGACAGCATGGGCCGCCGGAAGGTCAAAGGGAACATGGATATCGAGCTTGCGGTCGACGCGATGGAGCTTGCGCCACATCTTGACCACATCGTGATCTTCTCCGGTGACGGCGATTTCCGCCCGTTGGTCGAAAGCCTTCAACGCCAAGGCGTGCGCGTCTCTGTCGTCAGCACGATCCGTAGCCAACCTCCCATGATCTCGGACGATCTGCGCCGCCAAGTGGACAACTTTATCGAACTTGAAGACCTGCGCGACGTTATTGGCCGGCCTCCACGTGAAACATCTGACGAATAA
- the acpS gene encoding holo-ACP synthase, with translation MILGIGTDLANIERIQGTLDRFGDRFRNRVFTEVEQQKAERRRDVAGTYAKRWAAKEACSKALGTGLRMGIAWRDMAVSNLRTGQPVMEVTGWAAERLAKMTPDGHEAIIHVTLTDDHPWAQAFVVIEARPKAGIQT, from the coding sequence ATGATTTTGGGCATCGGCACCGACCTCGCGAATATCGAACGGATTCAAGGCACGCTGGACCGCTTTGGCGACCGTTTCCGCAATCGCGTGTTCACCGAGGTTGAACAGCAAAAGGCCGAACGTCGCCGTGATGTCGCGGGCACCTACGCCAAGCGCTGGGCCGCGAAAGAGGCATGCTCAAAGGCGCTTGGCACCGGTCTGCGCATGGGGATCGCTTGGCGCGACATGGCGGTGAGCAACCTGCGCACCGGCCAGCCCGTGATGGAGGTCACCGGCTGGGCGGCGGAGCGTTTGGCCAAAATGACACCCGACGGCCACGAGGCGATCATCCATGTCACGCTGACAGATGACCACCCTTGGGCGCAGGCCTTTGTCGTCATCGAAGCCCGCCCCAAGGCAGGTATTCAGACCTAA
- the rpoZ gene encoding DNA-directed RNA polymerase subunit omega translates to MARVTVEDCVDKVPNRFELVMLAAHRAREIAAGSTVTVDRDNDKNPVVSLREIADETQSADELRERLIESNQNQIEVDEPEEDAMALLMGAEQDKPEEDSMSEEMLLRQLMAAQGQG, encoded by the coding sequence ATGGCCCGCGTCACTGTCGAAGATTGTGTAGATAAAGTGCCAAACCGGTTCGAGCTTGTCATGCTTGCCGCGCATCGTGCGCGTGAAATTGCGGCAGGTTCTACGGTTACTGTTGATCGCGATAACGACAAAAACCCTGTCGTGTCCCTGCGCGAGATTGCGGATGAAACCCAATCGGCCGACGAGCTGCGCGAGCGTCTGATCGAAAGCAACCAGAACCAGATCGAGGTTGATGAACCCGAAGAGGACGCAATGGCGCTTCTTATGGGGGCTGAGCAAGACAAGCCCGAAGAGGACAGCATGTCCGAAGAGATGCTGCTGCGGCAGTTGATGGCGGCACAAGGGCAGGGCTAA
- a CDS encoding RelA/SpoT family protein → MNTADITADDLIALVRAYNPKTNENQIRLAYEYGQQMHEGQFRHSGEPYFTHPVSVAAILTEQQLDDATIITALLHDTIEDTKASYSSVDDKFGHDVAELVDGVTKLTNLQLNSNETKQAENFRKLFMAMSKDLRVILVKLADRLHNMRTIKSMRPDKQIQKARETMDIYAPLAGRMGMQWMREELEDLAFRVLNPEGRQSIIRRFITLQRETGDVIQRITGDMRHELEKAGIEAEVFGRAKKPYSIWRKMQEKQQSFSRLSDIYGFRVITTSEDECYRALGTIHRRWRAVPGRFKDYISQPKTNGYRSIHTTVSGRDGKRVEVQIRTRQMHDVAESGVAAHWSYRDGVRSRNPFAVDPVKWVAQLTEQLDSEEDHEDFLEAVKLEMYADQVFCFTPKGEVVKLPRGATPIDFAYAIHTRIGSACVGAKIDGMRVPLWTRVKNGQSIEIITAQGQTPQATWLDIATTGKAKTAIRRSLRELDRARFVSLGRELARSAFEQMNKSATEKVLRTAARNLRLSSAEELLAQLGSAELTGQEVVQAVYPNLRPKPGEHVDRKRAVVGLEAGQSFDRSPCCQALPGERIVGITFRGQGVKIHTIDCERLSHYEDQPERWLDLRWHDGPHPAIYGATLDLTIGNGAGVLGRICTLIGQSSANIADLEFLDRKPDFYRLLIYVELRDIAHLHSLIPMLEAESEVAEISRYRNPDLFKAGTKDA, encoded by the coding sequence ATGAATACCGCCGACATTACGGCTGACGACCTTATCGCGCTTGTGCGCGCCTATAACCCTAAGACGAACGAAAATCAGATCAGGCTGGCCTATGAGTATGGCCAGCAGATGCACGAGGGCCAGTTCCGCCATTCCGGAGAGCCCTATTTCACGCATCCTGTCTCTGTCGCGGCTATTTTGACCGAACAGCAGCTGGACGATGCGACCATCATCACCGCATTGCTGCACGACACGATCGAGGACACGAAAGCGTCCTATAGCAGCGTCGATGATAAGTTCGGACATGATGTCGCTGAGCTGGTCGATGGCGTGACCAAGCTGACCAACCTGCAACTGAATTCCAACGAGACAAAACAGGCCGAGAACTTTCGTAAGCTGTTCATGGCAATGTCGAAAGACCTGCGGGTCATCTTAGTCAAGTTGGCGGATCGGCTGCATAATATGCGCACGATCAAGTCGATGCGCCCTGACAAGCAGATCCAGAAAGCACGTGAAACAATGGATATCTATGCGCCTCTTGCGGGGCGTATGGGGATGCAATGGATGCGCGAAGAGCTTGAGGATTTGGCCTTTCGCGTGCTCAACCCGGAAGGGCGGCAGTCGATCATCCGGCGCTTTATCACCCTTCAGCGCGAAACGGGCGATGTCATCCAGCGAATCACCGGCGACATGCGGCACGAGCTTGAGAAAGCCGGGATCGAGGCCGAAGTCTTTGGGCGGGCGAAAAAACCGTATTCGATCTGGCGCAAGATGCAGGAAAAGCAGCAATCCTTTTCCCGTTTATCAGATATTTACGGTTTCCGCGTTATCACCACCTCGGAGGATGAATGTTATCGCGCGCTTGGCACCATCCATCGGCGCTGGCGGGCCGTGCCGGGGCGGTTCAAGGATTATATCAGCCAGCCCAAGACAAACGGTTACCGGTCGATCCATACCACCGTCTCTGGCCGTGATGGTAAGCGGGTCGAGGTGCAGATCAGAACGCGGCAGATGCATGATGTCGCTGAATCCGGTGTGGCGGCGCATTGGTCCTATCGCGATGGCGTGCGGTCGCGGAACCCCTTTGCTGTTGATCCGGTCAAATGGGTCGCGCAACTGACAGAGCAGCTCGATTCAGAGGAGGACCACGAGGATTTCCTCGAGGCGGTCAAGCTTGAGATGTACGCCGATCAGGTGTTCTGCTTTACCCCCAAGGGGGAGGTGGTCAAGCTGCCGCGTGGGGCGACGCCGATTGATTTTGCCTATGCGATCCACACGCGAATCGGTTCTGCCTGCGTCGGCGCCAAGATCGACGGGATGCGCGTGCCTTTGTGGACGCGGGTGAAAAACGGCCAGTCGATCGAGATTATTACCGCCCAAGGTCAGACACCGCAGGCGACATGGCTGGATATCGCAACGACGGGCAAGGCCAAGACGGCGATCCGTCGGTCGCTGCGTGAACTGGATCGCGCGCGCTTTGTCAGCCTTGGGCGCGAACTTGCCCGCTCTGCCTTCGAGCAGATGAATAAATCGGCGACGGAGAAAGTGCTACGCACCGCGGCCCGTAACCTGCGTCTCTCCAGCGCCGAGGAGCTTTTGGCGCAACTTGGCTCTGCCGAACTGACGGGCCAAGAGGTGGTGCAGGCCGTCTATCCCAACCTGCGCCCCAAACCCGGCGAGCATGTTGATCGCAAGCGCGCGGTGGTGGGGCTGGAAGCGGGGCAATCCTTTGACCGGTCGCCTTGTTGTCAGGCGCTGCCGGGGGAACGCATTGTCGGCATCACCTTCCGCGGGCAGGGCGTCAAAATCCACACCATCGATTGCGAGCGTCTGTCGCATTACGAGGACCAGCCCGAACGCTGGCTGGACCTGCGTTGGCACGACGGGCCACATCCCGCGATCTATGGGGCGACACTGGATCTGACCATCGGCAATGGGGCGGGCGTGCTCGGGCGGATTTGTACGCTGATCGGCCAATCCTCTGCCAATATCGCAGATCTGGAATTTTTGGACCGCAAGCCTGACTTTTACCGGTTGTTGATCTACGTAGAATTGCGAGACATTGCGCATCTGCATTCTTTGATCCCGATGTTGGAGGCCGAGAGCGAGGTCGCTGAGATCAGCCGATACCGGAACCCCGACTTGTTCAAGGCAGGTACCAAAGACGCATGA
- a CDS encoding pyridoxine 5'-phosphate synthase encodes MAAQGKLRLGVNIDHVATVRNARGGAYPDPLRAARAAQEAGADGITAHLREDRRHITDADIEGLQEVLNVPLNFEMAATEEMQAIALRHKPHAVCIVPEKREERTTEGGLEVAREENRLAHFIAPLREAGSRVSIFIAADQRQIEAANRIGAEVIELHTGAYCDAYAEGHWEEAQKELQKLEEMSKFAHDLGLEVHAGHGLTYDTVSPVAAFPEVQELNIGHFLIGEAIFLGLGPAIAEMRRLMDDARKG; translated from the coding sequence ATGGCGGCACAAGGTAAGCTTCGGCTGGGCGTAAATATTGACCACGTGGCGACTGTGCGGAATGCGCGCGGCGGTGCCTATCCGGACCCGCTGCGCGCAGCCCGCGCCGCGCAAGAGGCAGGCGCTGATGGCATCACCGCGCACCTGCGCGAGGATCGTCGCCACATCACCGATGCGGATATCGAAGGGCTGCAAGAGGTGTTGAACGTGCCGCTCAACTTCGAGATGGCCGCCACGGAAGAGATGCAGGCCATCGCCCTGCGCCACAAGCCCCATGCCGTCTGCATCGTGCCGGAAAAGCGCGAAGAGCGGACAACCGAAGGCGGGCTTGAAGTCGCACGCGAGGAAAACCGGCTGGCGCATTTCATTGCTCCTCTGCGCGAAGCGGGCAGCCGCGTCAGCATCTTCATCGCCGCTGATCAGCGCCAGATCGAGGCGGCGAACCGCATCGGAGCAGAGGTGATCGAACTGCACACCGGTGCCTATTGCGACGCCTATGCCGAAGGGCATTGGGAGGAAGCACAAAAGGAGCTGCAAAAGCTCGAAGAGATGTCAAAATTCGCCCATGATTTGGGGCTTGAGGTGCACGCGGGCCACGGTCTCACCTATGATACCGTCAGCCCCGTCGCCGCCTTTCCCGAGGTGCAAGAGCTGAACATCGGGCATTTCCTGATTGGCGAGGCGATCTTTCTGGGCCTTGGCCCCGCCATCGCCGAGATGCGCCGCCTGATGGATGACGCCCGCAAGGGTTGA
- a CDS encoding DUF2062 domain-containing protein: MIFKRRDPKPTVRAMAEFMWPRGGWTRAFHYVKHRMRRLPDTPERIARGIWAGVFTTFTPFYGMHFIVAALVSRVMRGNLLAALMGTFFGNPLTYVPIGLSSLSMGHWILGSHMRTGEHRSFGGKFFDAGHDLLANFVAIFTSRDMDWSGLEVFWHQVFYPYLIGGIVPGMICATIAYYLAVPLLRAYQKRRKGAIKAKFDLLKKKASAKAEAKRKAEQAALEGKDHGGTR; encoded by the coding sequence TTGATTTTCAAACGCCGCGATCCAAAGCCGACAGTGCGCGCGATGGCTGAATTCATGTGGCCTCGGGGTGGTTGGACGCGGGCGTTTCACTATGTCAAACACCGGATGCGCCGCTTGCCTGATACGCCCGAACGCATTGCGCGTGGCATCTGGGCTGGCGTTTTTACCACGTTTACGCCCTTCTACGGTATGCATTTTATCGTGGCGGCGCTGGTATCGCGTGTCATGCGAGGCAATCTGCTGGCCGCATTGATGGGGACGTTTTTTGGCAATCCGCTGACCTATGTACCGATCGGGTTGTCATCGCTGTCCATGGGGCACTGGATTCTCGGTTCCCACATGCGGACGGGGGAGCATCGGTCCTTCGGGGGCAAGTTCTTTGACGCCGGTCACGATTTATTGGCCAATTTTGTAGCGATCTTTACCAGCCGCGACATGGATTGGTCGGGGCTTGAGGTCTTCTGGCATCAGGTGTTCTATCCGTATCTGATCGGGGGGATCGTGCCCGGCATGATCTGTGCCACGATCGCCTATTATCTGGCCGTGCCCTTGCTGCGGGCCTATCAAAAGCGGCGCAAGGGCGCGATCAAGGCCAAGTTCGATTTGTTGAAAAAGAAAGCCTCGGCCAAGGCCGAGGCGAAACGCAAGGCAGAGCAGGCGGCTCTGGAGGGGAAAGATCATGGCGGCACAAGGTAA
- the lepB gene encoding signal peptidase I → MAAKEKTGNAFVETIKTIVYALLIAGVFRTLFFQPFWIPSGSMKETLLIGDFLFVNKMAYGYSYASCPSVMMPRFGIEVDAKDVCGVFDGDNTRLFGSEPERGDVVVFRHPVSGRDYIKRLIGLPGDKVQITGGVVSINGTAVELRDDGVFEEVMDRQGPQGMRPRCENGAVGAGGVCEKSRQIEVLPNGVEHAILNIGNQASDNTGVYTVPEGHYFFMGDNRDNSADSRLAQQAGGVGFVPYENLIGRADRIMFSSAGRSMLFFWTWRSDRFFKAIK, encoded by the coding sequence ATGGCCGCCAAAGAGAAAACCGGCAACGCCTTTGTCGAAACCATCAAAACAATCGTCTATGCGCTGTTGATCGCAGGGGTCTTTCGGACCCTGTTTTTCCAGCCTTTCTGGATCCCTTCGGGGTCGATGAAAGAGACGTTGTTGATCGGGGATTTCCTGTTCGTGAACAAAATGGCCTATGGCTATTCCTACGCATCCTGTCCCAGCGTGATGATGCCGCGGTTCGGTATTGAGGTCGACGCAAAAGACGTCTGCGGTGTGTTTGACGGTGACAACACGCGTTTATTCGGGTCAGAGCCCGAGCGCGGCGATGTGGTGGTCTTCCGTCATCCCGTGTCTGGTCGCGATTACATCAAGCGTCTGATCGGCTTGCCGGGTGACAAGGTTCAGATCACTGGTGGTGTGGTTAGCATCAATGGCACGGCGGTGGAACTGCGTGACGATGGTGTCTTCGAAGAGGTGATGGACCGTCAGGGCCCGCAAGGTATGCGTCCGCGTTGCGAGAACGGTGCTGTCGGTGCCGGTGGTGTATGCGAAAAATCCCGTCAGATCGAAGTGCTCCCCAATGGGGTCGAACATGCGATCCTGAACATTGGCAATCAGGCGTCGGACAATACCGGTGTCTACACGGTGCCAGAAGGGCATTACTTTTTCATGGGCGACAACCGCGACAACTCTGCCGACAGCCGCCTGGCACAGCAGGCCGGTGGCGTCGGTTTCGTGCCGTATGAAAACCTGATCGGCCGCGCGGACCGGATCATGTTCAGCTCGGCCGGTCGGTCGATGTTGTTCTTCTGGACGTGGCGCAGCGATCGTTTCTTTAAGGCGATCAAGTGA